The Sporomusa termitida genome has a window encoding:
- a CDS encoding (2Fe-2S)-binding protein, giving the protein MYRIENHPILPEFHRGKRVAFLFDGKEYEGFEGEPIAIALRDNGVMVHHYTAKRAEPRGIFCAIGRCNDCVMIVDGAPNIRTCVTPLQAGMKVETQYGTSNEGVTGRQ; this is encoded by the coding sequence ATGTATCGCATTGAAAATCATCCTATTTTGCCGGAATTTCATAGAGGCAAGCGAGTTGCTTTTTTATTCGATGGGAAAGAATATGAAGGTTTTGAGGGGGAGCCGATTGCCATTGCCCTGCGCGATAACGGCGTAATGGTACACCACTATACTGCCAAACGGGCGGAACCACGCGGCATTTTCTGCGCTATCGGGCGTTGCAACGACTGTGTCATGATTGTTGATGGTGCGCCTAATATAAGGACTTGCGTCACACCCCTGCAGGCGGGAATGAAAGTTGAGACTCAGTACGGAACAAGTAATGAAGGAGTGACCGGGAGGCAATGA
- a CDS encoding saccharopine dehydrogenase family protein has translation MKAVVLGAGMIGCMTVKELAKHPNIEAVVVVDAFAASVEKCVAEAMNAKVKGQVASLDVEGVMESILKEADVAIAALPHSLSLPSILAAIKAGCHLVDLVGSRYPEKAELDNAARSAGVLIVPGIGVAPGIANVLAGRGAEILDEAEEAQVYCGGIPRYPLPPLWYQVVFRLESLMGLFTRPALAMIDGKMTQLPALSELETCYFAEPVGECEAVITDAHSLGCTMKGKIKTVYEKTVRYKGHYAKMKVLAELGFLAETPVEVDGVMVSPRKLSMVLLEPQMKGKSEEDITVLRVVVTGKRAGKPVRLQWEMVDLYDRERQMTSMAKTTGFPAVIIAEWLAEGKLAECGVIAPEQLLIGDRFAPFIAELKNRGIEIAYSEE, from the coding sequence ATGAAAGCAGTAGTCTTAGGTGCCGGTATGATTGGTTGTATGACGGTCAAGGAACTGGCGAAACATCCCAATATAGAAGCGGTTGTTGTTGTCGACGCCTTCGCCGCAAGTGTAGAAAAGTGTGTGGCCGAAGCAATGAATGCGAAAGTTAAGGGTCAAGTTGCTTCCTTAGATGTCGAAGGAGTCATGGAAAGCATTTTAAAGGAGGCAGATGTTGCAATTGCTGCATTGCCGCATTCTTTGAGCTTGCCGTCCATCCTAGCGGCCATTAAAGCCGGTTGCCACTTGGTTGATTTAGTTGGCTCGCGTTATCCGGAAAAAGCTGAACTGGATAATGCTGCCCGGTCCGCCGGCGTGCTTATTGTTCCAGGGATTGGCGTTGCACCCGGAATTGCCAACGTACTGGCAGGACGGGGGGCGGAAATATTGGACGAAGCCGAGGAAGCCCAGGTTTATTGCGGCGGGATTCCACGGTATCCGTTGCCGCCTTTGTGGTATCAAGTTGTATTCCGTCTGGAAAGTCTTATGGGGCTGTTTACTCGCCCGGCCTTGGCCATGATCGATGGTAAAATGACGCAATTACCGGCTCTGTCCGAGCTGGAAACCTGCTATTTTGCCGAACCAGTCGGTGAATGTGAGGCAGTTATAACCGATGCACACAGCCTGGGCTGCACCATGAAAGGCAAAATTAAGACTGTCTATGAGAAGACAGTCCGGTATAAAGGGCATTATGCGAAAATGAAAGTATTGGCTGAGTTGGGCTTCCTGGCTGAGACCCCGGTTGAGGTTGATGGGGTTATGGTAAGCCCGCGCAAACTGAGTATGGTACTATTAGAACCGCAAATGAAGGGAAAATCCGAAGAGGATATTACGGTGCTAAGAGTAGTTGTTACCGGTAAACGAGCCGGCAAGCCGGTTAGATTACAATGGGAAATGGTCGACTTATATGACCGGGAGCGGCAAATGACTTCGATGGCCAAAACAACAGGTTTTCCGGCAGTCATAATTGCCGAGTGGCTGGCTGAGGGCAAGCTTGCGGAATGCGGGGTTATTGCACCTGAGCAGCTGCTTATTGGTGACCGGTTTGCGCCGTTTATTGCTGAACTGAAGAACAGAGGCATTGAGATTGCCTATTCGGAAGAATAG
- a CDS encoding amino acid ABC transporter ATP-binding protein, with amino-acid sequence MIEVSGIHKKFGNSEVLKDVSLEVEESQVVVIMGPSGSGKSTLLRCMTFLEEPDAGDVRIHDCKVQAGSPSGHRHKVIHQLRQNTGFVFQHFNLFPHKTALQNVMEGPLVVKKTSVKEAKDLADELLRKVGLADRANHYPALLSGGQQQRVAIARALAMQPKVMLYDEPTSALDPELVREVLQVMKGLASEGMTMVVVTHEMAFAREVADRVVFMDGGCVVEDGTAKKIFEAPTEERTRQFLNAIAI; translated from the coding sequence ATTATTGAGGTATCGGGAATACACAAGAAGTTTGGCAACTCGGAAGTCTTAAAGGATGTCAGTCTTGAGGTGGAGGAAAGCCAGGTTGTTGTTATTATGGGACCAAGCGGTTCCGGCAAATCAACGCTGTTAAGGTGTATGACATTTTTGGAAGAACCAGATGCAGGTGATGTCCGCATCCATGACTGCAAAGTGCAGGCCGGCAGTCCGAGTGGGCACCGTCACAAAGTGATTCATCAGTTAAGGCAAAATACTGGTTTTGTGTTTCAGCATTTTAACTTGTTTCCCCATAAAACAGCTTTGCAAAATGTTATGGAAGGGCCGCTGGTGGTAAAGAAAACTTCTGTCAAAGAGGCCAAGGACTTGGCAGATGAACTGTTGCGTAAAGTGGGATTAGCCGACCGGGCAAATCACTATCCTGCCTTATTGTCCGGCGGCCAGCAACAACGGGTGGCTATTGCCCGGGCTTTAGCAATGCAGCCGAAAGTTATGCTTTATGATGAGCCTACTTCGGCGCTTGATCCGGAATTGGTGCGGGAAGTCCTGCAGGTTATGAAGGGTTTGGCGAGTGAAGGTATGACCATGGTAGTGGTTACTCATGAAATGGCATTCGCCAGGGAAGTGGCCGACAGAGTTGTCTTTATGGACGGCGGCTGTGTCGTGGAAGATGGAACAGCCAAGAAGATTTTTGAAGCCCCGACTGAAGAAAGAACCCGTCAGTTTCTTAATGCGATTGCTATCTAG
- a CDS encoding amino acid ABC transporter permease, protein MLLVIDSLPILAQAAVITVFLAIVSMVIGLIIGLFVALARISKNQLLRRVAVAYVSIIRGTPLLVQIYVVYYGLPQIGVSLEPIPSGILALSINAGAYLSESFRAAIESVDKGQMEASLSIGMTYPQALRRIILPQCLRTALPTVGNTFIGLLKDTSLVSVITVTELLQSATLLIARTFQPLILYLEVGFIYWVLSTGFSIIQDRIELQATRHVRK, encoded by the coding sequence ATGTTACTGGTTATTGATTCATTGCCTATTCTTGCCCAGGCTGCAGTAATAACAGTTTTCCTAGCAATAGTATCAATGGTAATCGGTTTGATTATTGGCCTGTTTGTTGCTCTGGCCAGGATTTCAAAAAATCAGTTGCTCCGTCGTGTGGCAGTGGCTTATGTCTCGATTATCCGCGGTACGCCGTTATTGGTGCAAATTTACGTGGTGTATTATGGCTTGCCACAGATTGGCGTCTCCTTAGAACCTATACCGTCAGGTATATTGGCGCTCAGTATTAATGCCGGTGCGTATCTTTCCGAATCATTCCGCGCTGCGATAGAATCTGTTGATAAAGGTCAAATGGAAGCTTCTTTATCAATTGGCATGACTTATCCACAGGCATTGCGGCGGATTATTCTGCCGCAATGCCTGCGGACAGCATTGCCCACAGTTGGCAATACTTTCATTGGTTTATTGAAAGACACCTCGCTAGTTTCGGTGATTACCGTAACAGAATTACTGCAAAGTGCAACGCTACTCATTGCCAGGACATTCCAGCCGTTAATCCTTTATTTGGAGGTAGGCTTCATTTATTGGGTTTTAAGTACTGGATTTTCAATAATTCAGGATCGCATTGAATTACAGGCAACACGTCATGTAAGAAAATAG
- a CDS encoding transporter substrate-binding domain-containing protein, whose protein sequence is MGGFIVRRILVFISLVAMVSMLLVGCGASTTTSEKQGGPVWSRIEQAKVMKVAFEGTYPPFNYQNEQKQFAGFDVDISNEIAKRLGVKAEFIATPWEGLIGGLQADKFDIVIAQMSITEERKKSVDFTDPYVNTGGVLITRQDTNDINKLEDIKDKKVGVGGGTTFEKVARSVQGADVRTYKSAGEYFTDLQNKRLDVIINDSMVAAYRIKQNNLPLKTSTTFVSKDLIGMAAKQGNGDFVEKVNKALAEIKQDGTYEQLFIKWFGVKPVTE, encoded by the coding sequence ATGGGAGGTTTTATTGTGCGACGAATTCTTGTATTTATTTCACTGGTTGCAATGGTAAGTATGTTGCTTGTTGGTTGTGGTGCCAGTACAACTACTTCAGAAAAACAAGGCGGCCCTGTTTGGTCCAGAATTGAACAGGCAAAAGTTATGAAGGTTGCGTTTGAAGGGACATATCCCCCCTTTAATTATCAAAACGAACAAAAACAATTTGCGGGCTTTGATGTTGATATTTCCAATGAAATTGCTAAACGGTTAGGTGTTAAGGCCGAGTTTATTGCCACCCCGTGGGAAGGCTTAATCGGCGGCTTACAGGCCGATAAATTTGATATTGTTATCGCGCAGATGAGTATTACCGAAGAACGTAAAAAGAGCGTAGATTTCACCGATCCTTATGTAAATACCGGGGGCGTTTTAATTACACGGCAGGATACCAACGATATCAATAAACTTGAGGATATAAAAGATAAAAAAGTAGGCGTAGGTGGCGGAACTACCTTTGAAAAGGTGGCTCGCAGCGTGCAAGGTGCCGATGTGAGAACCTATAAGAGCGCCGGAGAATATTTTACCGATCTGCAAAATAAACGCCTTGATGTCATTATTAATGACAGTATGGTAGCCGCTTACCGTATAAAACAAAACAATCTGCCGTTAAAAACTTCTACAACTTTTGTTAGCAAAGATCTGATCGGCATGGCCGCAAAACAGGGTAACGGCGATTTCGTTGAAAAAGTAAATAAAGCGTTGGCCGAAATAAAGCAAGACGGAACGTATGAACAGTTGTTTATTAAGTGGTTTGGAGTGAAACCGGTTACTGAGTAG
- a CDS encoding helix-turn-helix domain-containing protein, translated as MDISQIIKSNREKQNMSINLLAKKAGISQSSLSRIEAGINSPTFEVLERIVTALGLSLSNFFANVQPEMEPDLKRLFDTVKVLTTEQRQALQVFLECMKH; from the coding sequence TTGGATATTAGTCAAATTATCAAAAGTAACCGGGAAAAACAAAATATGAGTATTAATCTATTGGCGAAAAAGGCCGGTATATCCCAAAGCTCTCTGAGCCGGATTGAAGCCGGGATTAATTCGCCGACATTTGAAGTATTAGAACGTATCGTTACCGCGCTGGGGCTGTCCTTAAGCAATTTTTTCGCCAATGTTCAGCCCGAAATGGAGCCGGATTTAAAGCGGCTTTTCGACACGGTCAAAGTTCTGACGACCGAGCAGCGACAGGCGTTGCAAGTATTTTTGGAGTGCATGAAACATTAG
- a CDS encoding helix-turn-helix domain-containing protein, which translates to MSQQALERAARVPQSSISRIEKGTLGNPGIETVRRIAAALEVTVNDLLEASPAGNPTPASQEPAGQYLLWTD; encoded by the coding sequence ATGTCGCAGCAAGCCTTGGAACGCGCGGCCAGAGTTCCCCAGTCCTCCATATCCCGCATCGAAAAAGGAACGCTCGGCAACCCCGGTATTGAAACAGTCAGGCGGATAGCCGCCGCCCTGGAAGTCACTGTAAACGATTTACTGGAAGCTTCGCCTGCCGGCAACCCCACCCCGGCGTCGCAAGAGCCTGCCGGACAATATTTATTATGGACAGATTAA
- a CDS encoding methyl-accepting chemotaxis protein: protein MKLTGKMVVSFIAVVLVASIGFIYMNHEIKAIAETSESFKTTDLPRLALSNDIALRATGQVAAMRGYWISRDESMLTEYHKLKELNLQAENELIEKSGTEAAKQLASELKTANDQYSLLVENKVLPLLQSGDADEATRIMLNEVTPAAKAMQNKVNEAKEFRNMAIDKSIDNILSSARAAQSASVMAAVVAGVLGIAIGFFTARSIAAPVKQMAQAAEKLAAGDLTIAIQPQTRDEVGQLAASFATAINNLRNLVRQVSANAEQVAASAEELTASADQSAQAANQIAVSITDVARGAEEQLTAANETAAVVEQTTASLQQIAASTTQVTANSAEAARQAAIGDEAVAKAVSQMAEIEKSVQAVAGTVNKLSAQSQEIGTIVDTIAGIAGQTNLLALNAAIEAARAGEHGRGFAVVAEEVRKLAEQSEEAAKQIAALISETQQDTEQAVTAMSQGSHEVRLGTEVVNTAGSSFRQINELVNQVSGQVKEIAAAIDQMAAGSQQMVNSVKKIDDLSKQASGEAQSVSAATEEQSASMQEVASASQSLAKLAEAMQVAVRQFKL, encoded by the coding sequence ATGAAACTCACAGGAAAAATGGTAGTTAGCTTTATCGCCGTGGTGCTGGTGGCTTCAATTGGCTTTATCTATATGAACCACGAAATAAAAGCCATTGCCGAAACCAGCGAGAGCTTCAAAACCACCGACCTGCCGCGCCTGGCTTTAAGCAATGACATTGCCCTCAGGGCTACGGGACAGGTTGCCGCCATGCGAGGATATTGGATCAGCCGCGATGAAAGTATGCTGACCGAATATCACAAATTAAAAGAACTAAATCTCCAGGCCGAAAACGAGCTGATTGAGAAATCAGGCACAGAGGCGGCCAAACAGCTGGCAAGCGAACTCAAAACGGCCAATGATCAGTATTCGCTGCTGGTGGAAAATAAAGTACTGCCGCTGCTGCAGTCCGGCGATGCCGACGAAGCTACCCGGATCATGCTGAATGAGGTGACACCGGCTGCCAAAGCCATGCAAAACAAAGTTAATGAGGCCAAAGAGTTTCGCAATATGGCGATTGACAAGTCGATTGACAATATCCTCAGTTCAGCCAGGGCGGCCCAAAGCGCCTCGGTTATGGCGGCTGTTGTGGCCGGCGTACTGGGTATTGCTATTGGCTTTTTTACGGCCCGCAGCATAGCCGCTCCCGTCAAGCAGATGGCTCAGGCCGCGGAAAAACTGGCCGCCGGCGATTTAACCATCGCCATTCAACCGCAAACCAGAGATGAAGTCGGTCAATTGGCCGCCTCCTTCGCCACCGCCATCAACAACCTGCGCAATCTGGTACGGCAGGTGTCCGCCAATGCCGAACAGGTCGCCGCCTCCGCCGAAGAATTGACAGCCAGCGCCGACCAGTCCGCCCAGGCGGCCAACCAAATCGCGGTCTCCATCACCGATGTCGCCCGCGGCGCTGAAGAACAGCTGACCGCCGCCAATGAAACCGCGGCGGTTGTCGAACAGACAACCGCCAGCCTGCAGCAAATAGCCGCCAGTACTACGCAGGTGACGGCAAACTCCGCCGAAGCCGCCAGACAGGCGGCAATCGGCGACGAAGCGGTGGCAAAAGCGGTCAGCCAAATGGCGGAAATTGAAAAATCGGTGCAGGCGGTTGCGGGAACAGTAAACAAGCTGAGCGCACAGTCCCAGGAGATTGGCACCATTGTTGACACCATTGCCGGCATCGCCGGCCAGACCAATCTGCTGGCTCTCAATGCCGCCATTGAGGCGGCCCGCGCCGGCGAGCATGGCCGGGGTTTTGCCGTCGTAGCCGAAGAGGTGCGCAAATTAGCCGAGCAGTCGGAGGAAGCCGCCAAACAAATTGCCGCTTTGATCAGTGAAACGCAACAGGATACCGAGCAGGCCGTCACGGCGATGAGCCAAGGTTCGCATGAAGTCAGGCTGGGGACGGAAGTGGTCAATACGGCCGGATCATCCTTCCGTCAAATCAATGAGCTGGTTAATCAGGTATCCGGTCAGGTCAAGGAAATTGCAGCCGCAATTGACCAAATGGCGGCAGGCAGCCAGCAGATGGTAAATTCGGTGAAGAAAATAGATGATCTCAGCAAGCAGGCCAGCGGTGAAGCCCAGTCGGTTTCCGCGGCCACCGAAGAACAATCGGCTTCCATGCAGGAAGTGGCTTCGGCCAGCCAGTCGCTGGCCAAACTGGCTGAAGCTATGCAGGTAGCCGTCCGGCAATTCAAATTGTAA
- a CDS encoding ornithine--oxo-acid transaminase: MMTISENIIARTEKLGAKNYHPLPIVITKAEGVWVEDPEGNRYLDMLSSYSALNQGHRHPAVIRALKAQADQVTLTSRAFHNDKLCVFYEKLARLTGKNMFLPMNTGAEAVETALKAVRRWGYKHKKIPLNQAEIIVCEGNFHGRTLTITSFSSSEKSRQGFGPFTPGFKIIPYGDAAALQQAITANTVAFLVEPIQGEAGIIIPLPGYLQAVRKICDEHRVLLIADEIQTGFGRTGAMFACQWENVVPDVYLLGKALGGGVMPISAVAADEEVLGVFEPGSHGSTFGGNPLACAVAIAALEVLETEQLGEKSLTLGRYFVNRLRELRSPVIREVRGKGLFIGLELTEEARPFCERLKTLGLLCKETHSRTIRFAPPLTITKAELDWAYQRIVQVFDARLIQA, translated from the coding sequence ATGATGACGATATCGGAAAATATTATTGCCCGTACGGAAAAGCTGGGGGCGAAGAACTATCATCCTTTACCTATTGTGATTACCAAAGCGGAAGGCGTGTGGGTGGAAGATCCGGAGGGAAACCGGTATCTTGATATGCTGAGTTCTTATTCGGCATTGAACCAGGGGCATCGTCATCCCGCCGTCATTCGGGCGCTTAAAGCGCAGGCTGATCAGGTTACGCTGACTTCGCGGGCTTTTCATAATGATAAACTCTGCGTATTTTATGAAAAATTAGCCAGGCTTACCGGAAAAAATATGTTTTTGCCGATGAACACCGGGGCTGAGGCTGTGGAAACGGCTTTAAAAGCAGTACGGCGCTGGGGTTATAAGCACAAGAAAATACCGCTAAACCAGGCGGAGATCATTGTGTGTGAAGGCAACTTCCACGGACGCACGCTTACCATTACCTCGTTTTCTTCCAGTGAAAAATCCAGGCAGGGGTTTGGTCCGTTTACACCCGGTTTCAAAATTATCCCCTACGGGGATGCGGCAGCCTTACAACAGGCGATTACCGCCAATACCGTAGCCTTTCTGGTAGAACCCATTCAGGGGGAAGCCGGCATTATCATACCGCTGCCGGGGTATTTGCAGGCGGTGCGCAAGATTTGTGACGAACACCGGGTTTTGTTGATTGCCGATGAAATTCAGACCGGGTTTGGCCGCACCGGCGCAATGTTTGCCTGCCAGTGGGAAAATGTCGTGCCCGATGTTTATCTGCTGGGCAAGGCCCTGGGCGGCGGGGTGATGCCGATTTCGGCCGTGGCTGCTGACGAAGAGGTATTGGGCGTCTTTGAACCAGGATCGCATGGCTCCACCTTTGGCGGCAATCCGCTGGCGTGCGCGGTGGCCATCGCGGCCTTGGAAGTACTGGAGACAGAACAGTTAGGGGAAAAATCGCTGACCCTGGGCCGGTATTTTGTCAACCGCCTGCGCGAACTGCGAAGCCCGGTGATTCGCGAAGTCCGTGGCAAAGGCTTATTTATTGGCCTGGAATTAACGGAGGAAGCCCGCCCGTTCTGCGAGAGACTCAAAACATTAGGGCTTTTGTGCAAGGAAACACACTCCCGTACCATTAGATTTGCACCGCCGCTAACGATTACGAAAGCGGAACTTGACTGGGCGTATCAGCGAATTGTGCAGGTTTTTGATGCCAGGCTAATTCAGGCTTAG
- a CDS encoding M20/M25/M40 family metallo-hydrolase, with translation MGEIAHQAWVGSRMKAITLELTRINSTVGTAGEVAIAGEIYRKLGELPYFKEHPGQLRLLPVRGDALGRHCVLAVIEGGKAPPHQPVRTVLGLGHMDTAGIDDYGELKEYACQPELLQAQMKSIQFSKENREDIESAEWLFGRGIFDMKAGVAALMVMIELFAQRAEKLTGNFVFLGLPDEEGASAGMLSAVQDLAGLAQSKRWEFVAAVDTDYMTGRYPNDPHKYVYLGTVGKLLPCFYIYGEETHVGEAFNGLDANLLAAGVVNEIDMCTGMCDSADGEVTLPPVSLQLRDLKPEYSVQTVNAVAVYFNHSTHRSQPEAVLAQYKEKAQQAFQKVADRLAREYRQYCELAGIPFQELPWQANVLTFQELYQAVKAEKGASIDALIGKVIAGLQALGRDDREISLAVVQAVHKNYSDQNSKIIVYFAPPYYPHVYVEGTEEREQQLLAAVGEAVETARNQFNYDIVMRKFYPYISDLSYCSLPRAQGSLDGLQNNMPAWQRSYSLPVAAIQKISMPVVNIGPYGKDAHKLSERLSCSYSFDAMPFILEKTLEKLLFG, from the coding sequence ATGGGAGAAATTGCGCACCAAGCCTGGGTGGGCAGCAGAATGAAAGCAATCACGCTGGAACTGACCCGAATCAACAGTACGGTGGGGACGGCGGGGGAAGTTGCGATTGCCGGGGAAATCTACCGCAAGCTGGGCGAGCTGCCCTATTTTAAAGAGCATCCCGGCCAATTGCGCTTGCTGCCGGTACGTGGTGATGCGTTAGGCAGGCACTGTGTGCTGGCCGTCATAGAAGGCGGCAAAGCACCGCCGCATCAGCCTGTCCGCACTGTTTTGGGGTTAGGGCATATGGACACCGCCGGGATTGACGATTACGGCGAGTTGAAAGAGTATGCCTGCCAGCCCGAGCTTTTGCAGGCGCAAATGAAATCGATTCAATTCAGTAAAGAAAACCGGGAGGATATTGAATCGGCGGAGTGGCTGTTCGGGCGGGGAATTTTTGACATGAAGGCCGGTGTGGCGGCACTGATGGTGATGATCGAATTATTTGCGCAGCGGGCGGAAAAATTGACCGGCAACTTTGTGTTTCTGGGACTGCCGGATGAAGAGGGCGCTTCGGCGGGCATGCTGTCGGCGGTACAAGACCTGGCCGGTCTGGCCCAAAGCAAGCGCTGGGAATTCGTGGCGGCGGTAGATACTGACTACATGACCGGGCGTTATCCCAATGATCCTCATAAATATGTCTATCTTGGAACGGTAGGAAAGCTGCTGCCGTGTTTTTATATTTATGGTGAGGAAACACACGTGGGGGAGGCCTTTAACGGTTTGGACGCCAATTTACTGGCCGCCGGCGTGGTCAATGAGATTGATATGTGTACAGGGATGTGCGACAGCGCGGACGGGGAAGTCACTTTACCGCCGGTCAGCCTGCAGCTCCGGGACCTGAAACCGGAATACTCGGTGCAGACGGTCAATGCAGTTGCCGTATATTTTAACCATTCCACCCATCGCAGCCAGCCGGAAGCAGTCCTGGCTCAATACAAAGAGAAAGCGCAGCAGGCCTTTCAAAAGGTTGCTGACCGTCTTGCCAGAGAGTACCGGCAATATTGCGAACTGGCCGGCATACCGTTTCAGGAACTGCCTTGGCAGGCCAATGTGCTGACTTTTCAAGAACTGTACCAGGCTGTAAAAGCTGAAAAAGGGGCTAGTATTGACGCGCTTATCGGCAAGGTAATTGCCGGGCTGCAGGCGTTAGGGCGGGACGACCGTGAGATTTCTTTAGCAGTGGTGCAGGCAGTGCACAAAAATTATTCGGATCAGAATTCGAAGATCATTGTGTACTTTGCGCCGCCGTACTATCCGCATGTTTATGTGGAAGGGACTGAAGAACGGGAGCAGCAACTGCTGGCGGCGGTCGGCGAGGCTGTAGAAACGGCCAGAAATCAGTTTAACTATGACATTGTGATGAGAAAATTTTATCCCTATATTTCGGATTTGAGCTATTGCAGTCTGCCGCGGGCGCAAGGCAGCCTGGACGGCCTGCAAAACAATATGCCTGCCTGGCAGCGCAGCTATTCGCTGCCGGTGGCGGCTATTCAAAAAATCAGCATGCCGGTTGTCAATATCGGGCCCTATGGCAAGGATGCGCATAAGCTTTCGGAGCGGTTGTCGTGTAGTTATTCTTTTGACGCTATGCCCTTTATTTTGGAAAAGACACTGGAAAAGCTGCTGTTTGGTTAA
- a CDS encoding arginase family protein, with protein MAPYVDMIDIVEVNPLTDYNDMTSTVAARLVFDYIVANYYAACQA; from the coding sequence GTGGCGCCGTATGTGGATATGATTGATATTGTGGAAGTCAATCCACTGACAGATTACAATGATATGACGAGCACGGTAGCGGCCAGGCTGGTATTCGATTATATTGTCGCTAATTACTATGCGGCTTGTCAGGCATAA
- the abc-f gene encoding ribosomal protection-like ABC-F family protein codes for MSLISVTKLTFGYDGSYDNIFENVSFQIDTDWKLGFTGRNGRGKTTFLNLLLGKHEYSGTIAAKVNFEYFPFPVTNPENNTIDVIENINPDCLPWQVMRELSLLQVAEDVVYRPFATLANGEQTKVLLATLFLKENSFLLIDEPTNHLDREARKAVSDYLQSKRGFILVSHDRAFLDNCVDHILAINKTNIEIQKGTFSSWWANKKQQDSFELAENEKLRQDIARLSSAAKRTSDWSDKVEKTKMGTRNSGLRPDRGYIGHKAEKMMKRSKAIEARQQAAVADKGKLLKNIESSERLKISQLGFHADRFIELENVAVFYGDKTACKSVSFTIEQGDRLALCGKNGSGKSSLIKLICGEDITYTGTFRKASQLKIAYVSQDTSYLSGSLTDYAREHAIEESLFKAILRKLDFSRVQFAKDMAAFSGGQKKKVLIAKSLCEKAHLHIWDEPLNFIDVVSRLQIEELLLAYAPTILFVEHDTEFCKNIATKIVEL; via the coding sequence ATGTCGTTAATAAGCGTTACAAAACTGACCTTTGGCTATGACGGCAGCTATGATAATATATTTGAAAACGTAAGCTTTCAAATTGATACAGATTGGAAATTAGGCTTCACCGGCCGAAATGGCCGAGGCAAAACTACATTTCTCAATCTGCTGCTTGGCAAGCATGAGTACAGCGGGACGATTGCGGCCAAAGTAAACTTCGAATACTTTCCCTTCCCGGTGACCAACCCGGAAAACAACACCATTGATGTAATTGAGAATATCAATCCGGACTGCCTTCCCTGGCAGGTTATGCGCGAGCTATCCTTGCTGCAGGTGGCAGAGGACGTTGTATACCGCCCTTTTGCTACCCTTGCCAACGGAGAGCAAACAAAGGTGCTGCTGGCAACCTTGTTTCTTAAAGAGAATAGTTTCCTGCTGATTGACGAGCCGACGAACCACCTTGACAGGGAGGCGAGAAAAGCTGTCAGCGATTATCTCCAATCTAAACGGGGCTTCATTTTGGTATCTCATGACCGAGCCTTTCTGGATAACTGCGTTGACCATATCCTTGCCATTAACAAAACAAATATTGAAATTCAAAAAGGGACTTTTTCGTCCTGGTGGGCAAACAAAAAGCAGCAGGACAGTTTTGAGCTTGCGGAAAATGAAAAGCTCCGCCAGGATATTGCCCGCTTGTCTTCTGCCGCCAAACGTACCTCTGATTGGTCGGATAAAGTGGAGAAAACAAAGATGGGTACAAGGAATTCAGGCTTAAGGCCCGATAGAGGTTATATAGGCCACAAGGCGGAAAAGATGATGAAACGCTCTAAGGCCATTGAAGCAAGACAACAAGCGGCGGTTGCGGATAAGGGCAAGCTGCTCAAAAACATCGAGAGCTCTGAGCGGTTAAAAATTTCCCAGCTTGGTTTTCATGCCGACCGATTTATCGAGCTTGAAAATGTAGCTGTGTTCTATGGTGACAAGACAGCTTGTAAAAGCGTAAGTTTTACCATTGAGCAGGGGGACAGACTGGCTCTCTGCGGTAAAAACGGATCAGGCAAGTCGAGTCTTATTAAACTGATATGCGGCGAGGATATCACCTATACAGGTACTTTCCGCAAAGCAAGCCAGCTTAAAATAGCCTATGTTTCGCAGGATACTTCTTATCTTAGCGGCAGTTTAACCGACTATGCCAGAGAGCATGCTATTGAGGAAAGCTTATTTAAGGCTATTTTAAGAAAACTTGATTTTTCCAGAGTACAATTTGCCAAGGATATGGCTGCTTTTAGTGGCGGACAAAAGAAAAAGGTACTGATTGCAAAAAGCCTGTGTGAAAAAGCGCATTTGCATATCTGGGATGAACCGCTTAATTTTATCGATGTTGTTTCCCGCCTGCAAATCGAAGAATTGCTGCTTGCCTACGCGCCAACAATTCTGTTTGTAGAGCATGACACTGAATTTTGCAAAAATATTGCAACAAAGATTGTTGAATTGTAA